GGTGTAGTTGTTCAGGTCTTCGCTGGCTTTACCGTTCACCGCGACGATCAGGTCGTTGGACTCTTTGAGGCCGGCGACGATTTCTGCCAGGCGCTTGCGGCCCTCGGTGTCGCTGACGGTCTTGGCCTTGCGGTCGGCGACCAGTTTGGTGAACGCGCTCTGGTAGCACTGTTGCGAAGCCTTGGCGTACGCGGTGCTGCGGTCGATGTCGGCGGCGCTTTTGTTGACGTCGGAGGCGTAGGACGCGATGCGCTGGTTGTCATCGGCGATCTGCTTCTGACGCTCGTTGTAGTAACCGACCGCGCCGCCCGCCAGGGCACCGCCTGCTGCACCGATGGCGGCGTTGCGGCCACGGTTCTCGGAATCGGTCAGGGCGCCCAACAGTGCACCGCCGACAGCGCCGACAGCCGCACCGGTAACCACCGACTTGGTCATGTTCGAATCGGTGGCGCGCAGGTGCTGCACCGGCTCGTAGCAGTTCGGGTAGTACTCGACCTTGGTGCTCGAGGCGACCTTGGACGTCGGCGACGTAGCGCAACCGGTCAGTACGGTGCTGAAGCCAACAGCGATCAGCAGCAAGTGACGCTTGGAAACCGAAGCAAAAGCTTTACGGGAGGAAAGCATAGTTGTGTTCTCGTTTAAGTTTGACCAGCTCAGCACGGCCCATCGCCGCCTGAGTCCCTTCCAAGCTCGCTGTACAACGAACGATCAAGACCGCTGAGCGTTCGATGCGAGCAATTCCTTCAATATCGCCGCCGGGTCGGCTCGTCGTTGCTGACGATAATCACCGACATGGCGAACGAATAACGTCGCGCGCGTCACCAGGCTCTTGCCCAGTACCGGCTTGCGCTCCAACTCTTCCTTGATGCGTTGAAACTGCGCCTGGATCACGGCATCGGTGTAGCGCGTGCCAGTCGCCAGGTTGTCGATGTAGATCGCCACCGCGCCGTCCAGCGCGCTGCGGCCGTTGTCGATGGCCATGGCGAACAGCTTGGCGCTGGCCTCGTCCTTGGCGTCCACGGCCTGCTGGCGACTCTTCTGCAAATTGGTCAGGCGAATGTTGTAGTTGTTGACGGTCTCGGCCACCAGGGCCGCCGACTGGATCAGGTTGCCGGCCGCTTCCTCGCGCTGTTGGGCGATGAGCGAGACGTTGCGCTTGAGCTCTTCGTTGACCAGCCCCAACTCGGCTTGCAAACGCGGATCGACGCTGGCGGCAATGATGCTGTCCAGGCGTTTGGTCGGGTCCTGGGCGTCATCGATGGCATCGGTCAGCGAAGCCAGCCGACCTTCTTTCTGCCATTGGGCAAACAGTTCCTTGTAGCGCGAACGGGGCGCCGACAACGCGCCAACCGCGACCCGGAACCCGGTGGTTTCGTTGTTTTGCTCGGTGCCGTCGGCGGCGAACAGCGGGTACTCGCGGCGCATCCCGGTAAACAAGGTGCCCTCGCCTTCCAGGTAATTGCCGCCCTTGACCACGAAGCCGCCGTAGGTTCCCTGGCGCCGTCCGGCGTGCACCAGCTGGAAGGACTCCTGGACCATTTCGGCGGCGTTGCCGATCACGTCGAACAAGCCAATGGGGTTTGGCAGTTTGGTACCGATCGGCATCAACCGCGCGGCCTGACCAGTGCCGCCGGCGACCTGATTGAAGACCGCCCAATCGGCCAGCGGTCCGTCGCTTTCGCTGCCGTCCAGGCGCCGGGGAAACAGGCGCCCTTCCAGGTCCTGACGGCTGACGGCCTGCCCGCCACGGGCAGCAAATTCCCATTCGACTTCGGTCGGCAAGCGCACAAAACCCAGCCCGCCCTCCTCTGCCGAGGTGCCGCGACCGCTCACCGGCAGCAGGTCCTTGTGGTATTTCATCAGCCAGGCGCTATACACCGCCGAGAAGCGTTCCGCCTCGAATCGCGACAGCTTCACCTTGGGCAAACGCCCGGCCATGCCTTGCGGAATTTCAGCCTGCAACGCCTCGCAGGCTGGCGCTGGTTCACCGCTGGCCAACGATTGCGCCTGGGCCATGACCTGCGCGTATTGGCGGGCGGTGACTTCGTATTTGCCGATGAAATAGAGCATCGGTTTGAGCGGGGTGTTGGCGTCGGTCTTGGGCATCAACGGGGTGATGCTTTTACTCCAGTCCTTGGGCAGATCCTTGAGGGTGAACTGGCCATTGATGAAGTCCCGGCGATAACCGGAAATGAACGACTGCTGATAGCCGGCCTCGCCTTCGCTGAACGGGTAACCGAGGCTGATCTCGCGGTCGTCCAGACTGCCCTGGGCCAGGATGTAGACGTAACGGAACACCATCTGCCCTTCGCACGGCAGCGGCAGGCTGACGTCATCGGGCAACGGCTTGGGGTTGTCCAGCTTGTCGGTGCCTTCATCAGCCCAGACCATGCCGGCCAGGCTCAGCGCCACGGCGGCGCCCAGTAACTTATACATCTCGGATTCCTTCACACGCCTGGATACGCGCCACTCGCCAGCCACCACAGAGCGCCGCCACGGCGCTGACGCCGAGCACGGCCGCCAGGGCCAACGCGTAGTGACGCGCCAGCAGATGGCTGGCGTACTCGCCCGGCATCTGCGCAAATAAATGGTTCAGGCCCGATTGCGCCAGGCCATACAGCCCGGCACTCAACAGGGCGGCAAGGCCGGCGCTGTACAGCGCCTGCACCACCACAAACAACAGCAACGCTGCCGTGGAAAACCCCAGCAAGCGCAGCACCGATAACGCTCGACGCTTGCGCTCGACCGCCGCCAGCGCCCCGGCAAAAATCGCCGCGAACGCTCCCGCCACGGCTAATCCGGCGATGATCCAGAACACGATCGACAGGTTGCGGCTCAGCGATTGCACTTGGGCGATGGCCTGGGCCTGGGTCGAGACCAGCAGGTTCTGTGCAGCGAAGTATTGGCGCAGCGGTTCGACATCCTGGAGGCTGCGGGCGTACAGGCGAAACGCCGGATATACCCGCTGCTCCGTCGCGCCCACCGCATCACCTGGCCAATCGAACGCAGGCACGGCGCGGCCGTCCCGGTAATCTTCAGCCGCTTCCAGTAACGTCAACGGCGCGAACAATCCGTCCCGGGCGAAGGCTTCCAGCGGCAGAACCTGCAGCACCTGAACGCGAGTGCGCTGCGCCTCGCCACGACCGGCCACCTGCCGGCCAAAACCGGCCTGTAACCAATCACCGGCCTTGGCCCCAAGCTTTTCGGCGGCGGTCTGGCTGAGCAGCACCTGATCCAGCCCTTGGGGTACCGGCAGACTGCCGAGCAACGGATCGTTGGTGGCGGTGGGGATCATTTCCACAGTCACCGTCGAAGCGCCAGCGGTCAGATCCGCTGTCGCGGCAATCTGCCGGGTGCGCGGCAAGGCGAACGACACGTCGCCGCGCTGGCTCAACTGCTCGATAAACGCGGCACTGAACCGGCCGCCACCCAGGGGGATGATCTCCCGGGTGGCCGGGTCGTTTTCCAGGCGCTCGGTCAAACTGCTGACCAGGCCGAATTTCAAACCGAACAGCACCAGCAGCGGTGCGATCACCGCCACCAGCGCCAATACCGAGCAGGCCGACAGCCAGGCATCGTTGCGGTAATCCTGCCAGGCCAGGGAAGCCACCAGCGCGCCGCGCATCAGCAGGCCTCCCCAAGGGTGGCGGTGACACCGCCATCGACGTCGCGATGACAACTGATGCGTCGCACCTGCAAACCGCTGGCGCGGGCCAGTGACTCGTCGTGGGTGGCAACGACGCAGCACACCCTGTGTTCACGAGCCTGGGTCACCAGTAACTGCATCACGCGTTCCGCGTTCAGCGGATCGAGGGCAGCGGTCGGTTCATCGGCCAACAGCAGGCGCGGCCCATGAGCCAGGGCGCGGGCACAACTCACCCGTTGCCGTTGGCCGACGGACAAGTCGCACGGTCTTTTGCCCAGTTGATCGATGATATCCAACGCCCCGGCCAGGCGATCGACGCTGCCGTCGTCGTTCAAGCCGAGCAGTTGGCGCGACAGGTCGATGTTGCCGCGCACGTCCAGAAAATCCAGCAGGCCACCGGTTTGCAGCACGTAGCCCAAGTGCCGGCTGCGCAGGTTCGCCAAGGCACTTTGCGCATCTGCGCGCCACAGCCCGGCAATGTCCGTCGTGGTTTGGCCGGACGCAAAATCAAACTGCCCGGCCTGATCCGGCGCCAGCACCAGCGCCAGCAAATCGAGCAACGTGCTTTTGCCGCAGCCACTGGGACCGACCACCGCCAGTTGCTCACCGGCACGCAGTTGCAGCCGTGGAATAACCAGGCTATAGCGTTGGCTGCCGGCGCCCCGGCTTTTGTGCACTGCGCTCATGTTCAGCATCACGGCAGCGTCGACAATGGAACGCGGTACAAGGCATCACCCGGTTCGGCATCGCCGAAACGCACCCAGTTGGCCAGGTCGTTGTGGAAGGTTTCGTAGAGGCGGATTTTCGAGTCCAGCTCGTCGATAAAGTCCTCCTGCTCGGCCACGCTCAGGGAAAGCCACAAATCCTGGGTCATGTTCAGCGACTTGCTGCGATAAGGCAGTCCTTCCAGGTACTCCCCCAAAACCCCGCCATCGGCCAGATTGCCGCCCTTGCGCAAGGCCGAGGGATCGCGGCTCATGTAAGCACTGGCACTGGCGATTTCCTGGAAGAAATTCTTCGGTGAGGTCTGGGTCTTGCGGGCGGCGTCAACGATCAGTTTCAGCGATTGCTGCAAGTCGTTGAGCTGCAGTTTGGTCAGCATCACGCACACCTGGAACGCCGGCAGTGCCGGGTTGGTCAAGTCGCGGTCGGCGGTCCAGGCGCTGACCAGTTGCGGCGCCTGGCTGGCGGCTTTTCGCCCCAGGAAGTCCATGTGCATCGCGTAGCCGATGGCCGCCGATTTGTCGGCCAGGCTCGGCGCGGCGCTCAGCAGCGGCACGGTTTGCGACTTGTTGCTGCGCACCTGATGCACCAGGTCGGCAAACACCGAACCGATCTCGTCCACCCGTTCACCGAACTTGCGCACATCGGCGCCCGGCACCGGGATGTACAGATCGCCGATCTGCGGGTTGGCGTCGGCGGTCAGGGTGCGATACTGGCTTTGCGCACCGCCATGGGTTTTCTTGCCGGCATCGCTGAGCAGGTGCAAGGCGTAGATTTTGATCTGTTTGCCCAATGCGGCCTGACGCACTTCGGCCTCGTTCATTTGCGTGGCGGCATACGGGTCGTTCTTGCGCAACGCACCGGCATCGGTGACCAACAGAATCAAGCGTCCGCCATAACCGGACCAGTCCATGCCCTCGACCGCTTCCATCACGCCGGCAAACGCATCTTCGTTGAACGAATGGCTCGAGACCGTGGACGCCTTGACCTGCCGCGCCAGGTCCATGAAGCGCTGTGGGTCGCGGCCCTGGTCCAGGGTGATCAAGGTTTTGGCGACGTATTCCAGGCCAGGGGTTTTCTGGATGCTGTTTCGAAACCCCACCAGGCCAAAGCTGACACTGTCCAGCTCGCCCCGCTCGGCGATGCGGGTTTGCAGTTGGTGCACCACGTCGCGGACCTGATCGATGTAGGGCTGCATGGACACCGTGGTGTCGACGACCAACACCACAGCGGTACGAAATGCATCGGCATTGGCGGCGCTGATCGGAGTGTTGCCGACAGTGGCCTTCGGTGCATTGCCGGGGTCGATGGACGCCACGTTCAGCAACTGCACCGGCTGGCCGTTTTCATCGAAGCTCTCGCGCGAATCAAAGATCGGCAACAGATAAAACTGGTTCTGCGGCACCGCGCTGGCGGCCGGTTCCAGGGCCAGCACCTGCTGATTGTCTTCACGGTTCTGCTGGGCCTTGAGCAACAGGTTTTTTGCAGCCGACGGATCGGCCAGCAGCCGCTCCACTTCGCCGGGCTGACGCAGGAACATCACCGGCGCACGACCGGAGCGTTCGGTGAACTTGAGCACCAGGCTTTGCTTCCAGTCGCTGACTTGCTCGGCTGGCAACCAGCCGTCACTGCGCCCGTCGGTGGCGGCGCCGACGCGTAGCCACGGGCTGCCGGCCACCTCTTGGCGCTGATAGACGTACAGCACGGAAAACGCCGGCAAGGCCTTGTCAGGTGCTGCCCCCGGTTCACTGGCGAGTTTCGCTCCCGGCTTGCTGAGCACCCGCTGGAACAAGGTTTTTTTGCCGGCCATCAGCAGCGGGCGCTGACCATTATCGACGTCTGTCGCCACAGGGGGGTTCACCGGTGGCGCCACGGCTGGTGGTGGTGTTTTGACTGGAGGCACTGAAGCCACTGGCACCTTGGCGTCCGCCTCGACGTCACCGGACAGCCACCAATAACCCGCGCCGCCCAAGGCCAGCACCACGGCTACCGCAACAGCGGCAAGCGCGAACACCGGTCCCTTGCGCTGCTCCGAGGCCGGGGATTGCGGCGTCGACTTCGCCGTCGGCGCAACAGGCTTGGCTTGGGGTTGCGGCTGTGCGGGGCTCGTCGGAATGTCGATAGACACCGGCGTCAGTCCCGCCAGGTCATTGCCCACCGGAAGGGGCAACGGCCGGATCGTGGTCGCTTCAACCGATTCCCCGGGCAGATTATCCAGCGCCTGCAACAACGCCTTTGCATCCGGGAAACGCTCGGCCGGATCCTTGGCCAACAGCTTGCGCAGCACCTCTTGATAACGGCCGTGGTGCACCGGCAGCTCCGGCAGCGGTTCGGTCAAATGCGCCAGGGCCGTAGAGAGCGCGTCGTTGCCGGTGTACGGCAGTTTGCCGACGAGGATTTCGTAGAGCACCACGCCCAGGGCATAAAGATCGGCCCGGCCGTCAATGTCCTGGCCGCGCGCCTGTTCCGGGCTCATGTAGCTGGGCGTGCCGACGGCGAAACCCGCTTGGGTGAACTGGGTGCGGTCGTCCAGCGACTTGGCGATGCCGAAGTCCGAGAGCACCGCTGTGCCATCGGCGCGGAACAGAATGTTCGCCGGTTTGACGTCGCGATGAACCAGCCCCAGCCCATGGGCATAGCCCAGCGCCGAGGCGATCTGGCGGATGTAGATCAGGCCCTGCTCCGGCGTCAGGCCGGCGGCAATGCGCTCCTTGAGCGTGCCATTGGGCAGGTATTCCATAGCCATGTAATACAGCTCACCGACATTGCCGATGTCATGGATGGTGACCGTATGCGGGTGAGACAGGCGCGCCAGGGTTTTGCCTTCGCGCAGGAAGCGCTCGCAGAAACTCGGATCGGCTGCCAGCGCGGCGGCCATGACCTTCAACGCCACCTTGCGCTCCAGCGAGCGTTGGGTCGCCAGGTAAACGCTGGCCATGGCGCCCTCACCGATCTCACCGTCGATGTCGTAGCCCGGGATCAGAATGTTCGCGGTGAGGTTCATGAAGGCACCTTCACGACGATGACGGTGATGTTGTCCGGAGCGCCGCGCATCAGGCCCAGGGACACCAGGCTGCTGGCGATTTCCCCTGGCTCGTCGTGGCCCAGCACCTCGCGGATCTCATGATCTTCAACGGTTTTGTTCAGCCCGTCGCTGCACAACAGGTAACTGTCGCCGGGCTTCAACAGCAACTCGACCATCGCCAGTTCCAGCTGTGCCTGGACCCCGATAGCGCGGGTGACAATATTGGACCGCGGGTGCACCCGGGCTTCGGCTTCACTAAGCAGGCCGCTGTCCTGCAGATCCTGGACGTAACTGTGATCCCGCGAGATGCGTTTGAGTCGGCCGTCACGCAGGCGATACAAGCGGCTGTCACCCGCCCACAGACACACCCCACGCAAGTCACGCGCCGCCAGCACCACCACCGTGCTGCCCATCATGGTCACGCCGCGGTTGGCGGTTTCTTCACGCACGGCGGCGTTGACCCGCAGCAGGTCGGTTTTCAACGCCGCGACGTATTCATCCAGCGAACGGCCCACAGCAATGCTACGCAAACTGTCGACAATCAGACTGCTGACGTAGTCGCCCGCCGCGTGCCCGCCCATGCCATCGGCGACCACCCACAGGCCTTTTTGCGGCAGGTCCAGGCAAGCGTCTTCGTTAACCTGGCGGACCATGCCGACATGGCTTTTGCTTGCAGACTTGAGGGTCCTTCCCACGTTTGAACACATCTACACAACACCTTCTTGGCCGAGCAAAAATTGCGCAAAATCAGCGGCGGCCGGCAGGCCCTGGCACCGCAATAAACCGGGGGCGATGCGCTCCGAACCCTGGCCCCACCACACACTGGCCCCTTCGCAGGCCTGTTCGGCGAGGGCGATCATTCGCGCCTGCGGATCAGTGACATCAAAGCGGTGCAAACCGGCAAAACGGCCGCTCGGGGTGCGTCGCAGATAAGCCGGGCTGCCCAGCGCCTCCAGTCCTGCACCGAAGGCCTCGAAGCTTGCCTCCACGTTCAAGGTGCTCAACAGCAATTGCTCGACCTGTTCAAACCAGATATCCGAACCGCCTATCACCGACGCAGGATCAGCGTCGTGATCCAGCAGCACCGCGACGGTCAGCGGAAAATACCGGCCAACCCGATCAATGCTCGGCATCACCACCCCCACGGCGGCCTGCGGCCCACACACACCGGGCGCAACCATAAAGCGCCACAGCGGACTGACCAGATAGGCATTCAGCCAACGGTCGCCAAGGCTCTGGCTGGCGAGCAACCCCGCCGCCAGCCACGAATCCCAAGGGCCGATAAAACTCTGCGGCAAGCCACGGCTGACAAAGTCCCCGCGACTGGCCAACTTTCCATAGAAGCCCGGCGTGCTCATAAGCGCTCCGGCAGGCTGAAACCGCTGAGCACACGGCTCTTGAACGGGTTGAAGGCGCTGTTGGCCCGTAGCTCATAAGAGGCACTGGCGCCGTCGACCCGCAGCCGCAGGTTGAAGCGGTCCGGCGAGTTGCCGGCGGTGAGGTCCGATTGCTCGAGCAGGCGGAACCAGGCCCAGGGCCCGTCCAGGGTGATGCCGGACCGACCGCTGGCCGTGGGCGGCATGATCGAGATCCGCACCACACCGATGCTGCCGGGGTTGGGCCATTGCATGGCGGTCGGACGGCTAGGTCCGTGGTCGTAGCTCAATTGCTGGCCGTCGAGGTCGAGCAAAAACTGGGTGATGGTGGAATCCATGGCCACGGGCTTGAGTTCGAAGCGCACCATCGGTTGGGTACCGCCGGAACGGAAAAACGCATCCCGGATGGTCGCTGCCCGCTGGAAGGTTTGCAGCACGCCCGGGGCGATGCCGAGCTTCTGCGCGGCGCCCGGTTGCCAGCGCCAGGCCTGGGTCGAGGTATCCACGTAGGGCTGCAGGTATTTGCGGAAGTAGTTGTCCATCACCCCGCCCACGCCGAAGAACTGACCGAAGTCGTCGAGAGTCGCGTCCCGTGCACTGCCTGGCGACATCGGATAACGCCCGGCCAGGGACTGGCGATAGATGTTCACCACTTCGCTGGTCCAGGCCGCGTTCAGTTGATTGCGTACTCCACCCATCATGCTGTTGGTGGTGGAGTTGACCACCGACTTGACCAGGCCCTGCACCAACGCCGGTTGACGCTCGGCGTTGAGGCTGACCCGCGTCGCCGCCGCTGCGGCCTGGTTCTTGGCTTCGCCAAGCAAGGCGTCGCCGCTGGCACCGACCATGGCGCTGACCTGCACATACAGGGCGTTCATGTCGGCCAGCAGGCCGTCGATGGCTGCCGGCTCGCCTTCGTTCTTGCTGACGATGCGGTTGAGTTCGGCAAAATGCGCGGTGACTGGATCGTCACTGGCCTCAGGCGTGTTTTGCATCGCCTGCTCCTGGCCGAGCAAAGTGCCCAAGCGCTCTTTGAGCTTGTCGACCCCGCCCTCCACCGGCGCGCCCTTGGCGGCCAGCACGCGTTCTTCCTGTTGCAGGTCGGTTTCCTTCGCCACCGCCACCAGCAGTTTTTTCAACGGTGAAGTCGGCCCGGAAATCACCCGCAGCACATCGGCGGCCTGGGCCACGCTGGTGATCGGCACGAAGTCGATATCAGCCAACAAGGCGTCCCACTGGCGCTGGTAATCCTGGAAATACAAACGGCGTACATCGGCAGCCAGGCTGGCGACGTTCTGTTGTTCTGCCTGATCGCGACCGAGCACCCACTGCTCCTCGGCCAAGGTGCCGGTCTGGTTCAGGCTGGTGAGCAAAAACCCTTGGCGGTAACCCTTGGCCGTGAAGAAGCCACTCAAGGGGTCGCCCAGCGGCTTGCCGCTCTTGCGGCTGAACACCAGCGCAGCATCGCGCCCGGCCGCTTCGTTAAGACGAAAGTCCGCAATGCCGTCCGGCAGTTTCTGCCGTTTGATCCGGTCGTAGACACGCTGGGCCACCGGCAG
The Pseudomonas sp. GR 6-02 genome window above contains:
- a CDS encoding ABC transporter permease → MRGALVASLAWQDYRNDAWLSACSVLALVAVIAPLLVLFGLKFGLVSSLTERLENDPATREIIPLGGGRFSAAFIEQLSQRGDVSFALPRTRQIAATADLTAGASTVTVEMIPTATNDPLLGSLPVPQGLDQVLLSQTAAEKLGAKAGDWLQAGFGRQVAGRGEAQRTRVQVLQVLPLEAFARDGLFAPLTLLEAAEDYRDGRAVPAFDWPGDAVGATEQRVYPAFRLYARSLQDVEPLRQYFAAQNLLVSTQAQAIAQVQSLSRNLSIVFWIIAGLAVAGAFAAIFAGALAAVERKRRALSVLRLLGFSTAALLLFVVVQALYSAGLAALLSAGLYGLAQSGLNHLFAQMPGEYASHLLARHYALALAAVLGVSAVAALCGGWRVARIQACEGIRDV
- a CDS encoding formylglycine-generating enzyme family protein — encoded protein: MYKLLGAAVALSLAGMVWADEGTDKLDNPKPLPDDVSLPLPCEGQMVFRYVYILAQGSLDDREISLGYPFSEGEAGYQQSFISGYRRDFINGQFTLKDLPKDWSKSITPLMPKTDANTPLKPMLYFIGKYEVTARQYAQVMAQAQSLASGEPAPACEALQAEIPQGMAGRLPKVKLSRFEAERFSAVYSAWLMKYHKDLLPVSGRGTSAEEGGLGFVRLPTEVEWEFAARGGQAVSRQDLEGRLFPRRLDGSESDGPLADWAVFNQVAGGTGQAARLMPIGTKLPNPIGLFDVIGNAAEMVQESFQLVHAGRRQGTYGGFVVKGGNYLEGEGTLFTGMRREYPLFAADGTEQNNETTGFRVAVGALSAPRSRYKELFAQWQKEGRLASLTDAIDDAQDPTKRLDSIIAASVDPRLQAELGLVNEELKRNVSLIAQQREEAAGNLIQSAALVAETVNNYNIRLTNLQKSRQQAVDAKDEASAKLFAMAIDNGRSALDGAVAIYIDNLATGTRYTDAVIQAQFQRIKEELERKPVLGKSLVTRATLFVRHVGDYRQQRRADPAAILKELLASNAQRS
- the tagF gene encoding type VI secretion system-associated protein TagF encodes the protein MSTPGFYGKLASRGDFVSRGLPQSFIGPWDSWLAAGLLASQSLGDRWLNAYLVSPLWRFMVAPGVCGPQAAVGVVMPSIDRVGRYFPLTVAVLLDHDADPASVIGGSDIWFEQVEQLLLSTLNVEASFEAFGAGLEALGSPAYLRRTPSGRFAGLHRFDVTDPQARMIALAEQACEGASVWWGQGSERIAPGLLRCQGLPAAADFAQFLLGQEGVV
- the tagQ gene encoding type VI secretion system-associated lipoprotein TagQ produces the protein MLSSRKAFASVSKRHLLLIAVGFSTVLTGCATSPTSKVASSTKVEYYPNCYEPVQHLRATDSNMTKSVVTGAAVGAVGGALLGALTDSENRGRNAAIGAAGGALAGGAVGYYNERQKQIADDNQRIASYASDVNKSAADIDRSTAYAKASQQCYQSAFTKLVADRKAKTVSDTEGRKRLAEIVAGLKESNDLIVAVNGKASEDLNNYTQAYEKDLQQVGVQRTDVVTVATADTTPVVTPTKSKKAVKPAKKPVLPTVPKEAVTTEKTLQTAQAKQAESKQVASAGTSQVNSMCKNPDLGDWAPVPCPNV
- a CDS encoding ABC transporter ATP-binding protein, which translates into the protein MLNMSAVHKSRGAGSQRYSLVIPRLQLRAGEQLAVVGPSGCGKSTLLDLLALVLAPDQAGQFDFASGQTTTDIAGLWRADAQSALANLRSRHLGYVLQTGGLLDFLDVRGNIDLSRQLLGLNDDGSVDRLAGALDIIDQLGKRPCDLSVGQRQRVSCARALAHGPRLLLADEPTAALDPLNAERVMQLLVTQAREHRVCCVVATHDESLARASGLQVRRISCHRDVDGGVTATLGEAC
- a CDS encoding serine/threonine-protein kinase; the encoded protein is MNLTANILIPGYDIDGEIGEGAMASVYLATQRSLERKVALKVMAAALAADPSFCERFLREGKTLARLSHPHTVTIHDIGNVGELYYMAMEYLPNGTLKERIAAGLTPEQGLIYIRQIASALGYAHGLGLVHRDVKPANILFRADGTAVLSDFGIAKSLDDRTQFTQAGFAVGTPSYMSPEQARGQDIDGRADLYALGVVLYEILVGKLPYTGNDALSTALAHLTEPLPELPVHHGRYQEVLRKLLAKDPAERFPDAKALLQALDNLPGESVEATTIRPLPLPVGNDLAGLTPVSIDIPTSPAQPQPQAKPVAPTAKSTPQSPASEQRKGPVFALAAVAVAVVLALGGAGYWWLSGDVEADAKVPVASVPPVKTPPPAVAPPVNPPVATDVDNGQRPLLMAGKKTLFQRVLSKPGAKLASEPGAAPDKALPAFSVLYVYQRQEVAGSPWLRVGAATDGRSDGWLPAEQVSDWKQSLVLKFTERSGRAPVMFLRQPGEVERLLADPSAAKNLLLKAQQNREDNQQVLALEPAASAVPQNQFYLLPIFDSRESFDENGQPVQLLNVASIDPGNAPKATVGNTPISAANADAFRTAVVLVVDTTVSMQPYIDQVRDVVHQLQTRIAERGELDSVSFGLVGFRNSIQKTPGLEYVAKTLITLDQGRDPQRFMDLARQVKASTVSSHSFNEDAFAGVMEAVEGMDWSGYGGRLILLVTDAGALRKNDPYAATQMNEAEVRQAALGKQIKIYALHLLSDAGKKTHGGAQSQYRTLTADANPQIGDLYIPVPGADVRKFGERVDEIGSVFADLVHQVRSNKSQTVPLLSAAPSLADKSAAIGYAMHMDFLGRKAASQAPQLVSAWTADRDLTNPALPAFQVCVMLTKLQLNDLQQSLKLIVDAARKTQTSPKNFFQEIASASAYMSRDPSALRKGGNLADGGVLGEYLEGLPYRSKSLNMTQDLWLSLSVAEQEDFIDELDSKIRLYETFHNDLANWVRFGDAEPGDALYRVPLSTLP
- a CDS encoding PP2C family protein-serine/threonine phosphatase, producing the protein MGRTLKSASKSHVGMVRQVNEDACLDLPQKGLWVVADGMGGHAAGDYVSSLIVDSLRSIAVGRSLDEYVAALKTDLLRVNAAVREETANRGVTMMGSTVVVLAARDLRGVCLWAGDSRLYRLRDGRLKRISRDHSYVQDLQDSGLLSEAEARVHPRSNIVTRAIGVQAQLELAMVELLLKPGDSYLLCSDGLNKTVEDHEIREVLGHDEPGEIASSLVSLGLMRGAPDNITVIVVKVPS